The following proteins are encoded in a genomic region of Labeo rohita strain BAU-BD-2019 chromosome 5, IGBB_LRoh.1.0, whole genome shotgun sequence:
- the npffr1l2 gene encoding neuropeptide FF receptor 1 like 2: protein MNVATKEFYRILPTYSSHSVFFKAAVKSSIKTFNCSVTPGHRSEKCTVHVCRCIARGTQDSMADEPAEMEASQEISSLYLNSSLKNDYSNNSNVTNHTSITYYPYYQHSLPVATALTMAYLFIFLLCMVGNGLVCLIVLENRRMRTVTNLFILNLAVSDLLVGVFCIPTTLVDNLITGWPFTNTVCKMSGLVQGMSVSASVFTLVAIAVDRFRCIVYPFQPKLTLLVAKVTIVMIWVLAVVIMCPSAVTLTVERVEHHYMVHNEDYNHTYPLFSCFENWASPQMRKVYTTVLFAHIYLIPLTLITLMYGRIGIKLYTTSVISGNDQNESGNSHASPPAPGAQQEGRPLISQKKIKVIKMLSVVALLFTLSWLPLWTLMLLTDYGGLNEDELELLSGYVFPFAHWLAFSNSSVNPIIYGYYNENFKRGFQAVCRTHSCCCDGMRARSMRRKPRGDVRDPVVNTNPLNFATRNRVYTDGDMKNSRSCLELEHRRTGRLCNNSVCSNDTGSSAGSVIKGVTNQKMFQMEELEKISPIRVGKNQAWDQ, encoded by the exons GTGCATAGCAAGAGGGACCCAGGACAGCATGGCAGACGAGCCAGCAGAAATGGAGGCGTCGCAGGAGATTTCTTCACTCTATTTGAACAGCAGCCTCAAGAATGATTACTCAAACAACAGTAACGTCACCAACCACACCAGTATCACCTACTATCCTTACTACCAGCACTCTCTACCTGTGGCTACTGCCCTGACCATGGCCTACCTGTTCATTTTCCTGCTGTGCATGGTGGGAAATGGCTTGGTGTGTCTGATTGTGCTGGAGAACCGGCGGATGAGAACAGTCACGAACCTCTTCATCCTCAACCTGGCCGTGAGTGACCTTCTGGTGGGGGTTTTCTGTATCCCGACAACCCTGGTGGACAACCTTATTAcag GTTGGCCGTTCACAAACACAGTCTGTAAGATGAGTGGTCTGGTGCAGGGCATGTCCGTGTCTGCCTCTGTGTTCACCCTGGTGGCCATCGCAGTGGACAG GTTTCGTTGCATTGTGTACCCGTTCCAACCCAAACTCACCCTGCTGGTTGCCAAGGTGACCATAGTGATGATCTGGGTACTCGCAGTGGTGATTATGTGTCCGTCGGCTGTAACGTTAACCGTGGAGAGAGTGGAGCATCATTACATGGTCCACAATGAAGACTACAACCACACATACCCACTGTTCTCATGCTTTGAGAACTGGGCCAGCCCACAGATGAGAAAAGTCTACACCACCGTCCTGTTCGCACACATTTACCTCATTCCTCTCACCCTGATCACACTCATGTATGGACGAATCGGGATCAAACTCTACACCACCTCTGTGATCTCTGGGAACGATCAGAATGAAAGCGGAAACTCGCACGCCTCGCCTCCGGCCCCTGGAGCCCAACAGGAAGGTCGGCCCCTCATTTCTCAAAAGAAGATCAAAGTGATTAAGATGTTGAGTGTCGTGGCCTTGTTATTCACACTCTCCTGGCTGCCTCTGTGGACCCTGATGCTCCTTACAGACTACGGAGGTCTGAATGAAGACGAGCTGGAATTGCTAAGCGGCTACGTGTTCCCGTTCGCTCACTGGTTGGCATTCTCAAACTCGAGCGTCAACCCTATTATCTACGGGTATTACAATGAGAACTTCAAGAGGGGCTTTCAGGCCGTGTGCAGAACGCATTCGTGCTGCTGCGACGGAATGAGGGCGAGGAGCATGCGACGGAAACCTAGAGGAGACGTGAGGGATCCTGTGGTGAACACCAATCCTTTGAATTTCGCCACAAGGAACCGGGTGTACACCGACGGCGATATGAAGAACTCCAGGTCGTGTCTGGAGCTGGAGCACAGGAGAACTGGCCGGCTGTGTAACAACTCGGTCTGCTCGAATGACACAGGATCCAGTGCGGGATCTGTGATAAAAGGGGTCACAAACCAAAAAATGTTTCAGATGGAGGAACTAGAGAAAATAAGTCCCATCAGGGTGGGTAAAAATCAAGCCTGGGATCAATAG